The genomic DNA ACGCGGACCTTAAAAAAGTGATAAAATCCGACCTTGATGCCGCGGCGAAAGAGATCAATCAGGTCCTGAGTTCCAGAAAATAGGCCCAGATGTGCGGCATCTTCGGATATATAGGAAGCAAGGAAGCCGCCCCTATAGTCATTGAGGGGCTTAAAAAGCTTGAATACAGAGGCTATGACTCGGCCGGTATCGCGGTCGTTTCTTCAAATAGCCTTAAGAACGTAAAAGCCCTTGGCAAGATAGCGGAGCTCGAAAAGCTCATGTCAAATGTGAGCTTAAAAGGCCGCTGCGCCATTGGGCACACCAGATGGGCCACCCACGGGAGGCCGTCAAAAGAGAACGCTCATCCCCACCTCGACTGCAAAAACCGGATCGCCGTGGTCCACAACGGCATCATCGAGAATTTTGAAGAATTGAAAAGGGTCCTGCAGGAAGCGGGCCACAAATTTCTTTCCCAGACGGATACGGAAGTCCTTGCGCATCTTATAGAGGACAACCTGTCGGAGGGGCTGCTCGAGGCCGTAAGAAAAGCGGTCCAAAAGGTAAAAGGCTCTTGCGCGATAGCCGTGGTCTCAAAAAAAGAGCCGGACAGGATCGTGGTCGCCAGAAAAGGCAGCCCGCTGATAATCGGCATCGGCAAAGGGGAATACTTTATTTCTTCCGATATTCCCGCCATAGTCAAGCACACTTCAAGGATCATCACTCTTGAGGACGGGGATATTGCCCTGGTAAAGAGCAGAGGTGTTGATGTGTTCCGCATTTCCGGAGAAAAAGCCGACAGAAAAAAAACTTTGATATCCTGGGACCCCGTATCTGCCGAAAAGGGCGGGTATTCACATTTTATGCTCAAGGAGATACACGAACAGCCCAAAGCGGTAATAGACACTGTCGACAGCCTGGTGGACAGAAGGACCGGCTCTATCTGCCTGAAGGATTTTCCGCTGAGCGACAAACTTTTAAAAAGGTTCAACAGGGTGGTGCTTACCGCCTGCGGCACTTCCTGGCACGCGGCGCTGATAGGGGAGTACTTTATAGAGCATTATGTAAAACTTCCATCCGAAGTCGAATACGCGGCCGAATTCAGGTACAGAAGCCCCCTGGTCGACAATAACACGCTTGTAATTGCGATCAGCCAGTCGGGCGAAACAGCCGATACCCTTGGAGCCATCGAGGAAGCCAGGTCGCGAGGGGCCACGGTAGTTTCGGTATGCAATGTGCCGGACTCTTCGGTCGTAAGAGGCTCCAATTACACTATCCACACGGTTGCCGGCCCCGAAATAG from Candidatus Margulisiibacteriota bacterium includes the following:
- the glmS gene encoding glutamine--fructose-6-phosphate transaminase (isomerizing) codes for the protein MCGIFGYIGSKEAAPIVIEGLKKLEYRGYDSAGIAVVSSNSLKNVKALGKIAELEKLMSNVSLKGRCAIGHTRWATHGRPSKENAHPHLDCKNRIAVVHNGIIENFEELKRVLQEAGHKFLSQTDTEVLAHLIEDNLSEGLLEAVRKAVQKVKGSCAIAVVSKKEPDRIVVARKGSPLIIGIGKGEYFISSDIPAIVKHTSRIITLEDGDIALVKSRGVDVFRISGEKADRKKTLISWDPVSAEKGGYSHFMLKEIHEQPKAVIDTVDSLVDRRTGSICLKDFPLSDKLLKRFNRVVLTACGTSWHAALIGEYFIEHYVKLPSEVEYAAEFRYRSPLVDNNTLVIAISQSGETADTLGAIEEARSRGATVVSVCNVPDSSVVRGSNYTIHTVAGPEIGVASTKAFTTQIAVLYLFSLFLGKKRGKITKAKYLRRLNSLYELPNKIEKVLSFEKDIEKIAAKYCGSKNALYLGRGEGFPVALEGALKLKEISYIHAEGYPAAEMKHGPIALIDENMPVVVLALAGRRYDKILGNIEEVKARGGKVIALATEGDQNLKNVDDIIYIPKTSEALSAIVAVVPLQLFAYYIALKRDCHVDQPRNLAKSVTVE